Proteins co-encoded in one Papaver somniferum cultivar HN1 chromosome 5, ASM357369v1, whole genome shotgun sequence genomic window:
- the LOC113284548 gene encoding uncharacterized protein LOC113284548 isoform X1 has translation MNMSCCFRVADFIRRSCRRSGIPQLMIGCNIPDKQQRGLIPCSSSLKGYCNLSDGLESESPGITSRVVNLANRVEQSVKLNNTWKGRVMLIDGTYMIYRAYYKILARLDRDHYWNADGNGDWVYTISRALSLILDVLELGPSHVAVVFDHDGVPLGRASASFRENYNGKGTNFRHILYPSYKGHRNATPDTVIQGLQYFKLSLRAMSIPVIQVPGVEADDVIGTLAVNSVADGFKVRVVSPDRDFFQLISPAVRLLRIASRGSEMVSFGVEEFAERYGDLKPSQFIDMVSLLGDKTDNIPEVNGIEDADALKLIIKFGLHIFSGTLENLLKCVDQVEEECIKKALVSNADQAILNKNLLMLRSDLPFHKVPFRTSDLLFRKPKDDGEKFRNLLTAISAYAEGHSAEHLIRKADNLWKQHTTASYKQ, from the exons ATGAATATGTCTTGCTGCTTTCGAGTTGCCGACTTCATCAGGAGGAGTTGCCGTCGCTCTGGAATACCTCAGTTGATGATTGGATGCAACATCCCTGATAAGCAACAACGTGGATTGATTCCTTGTTCATCGTCTTTAAAG GGTTATTGTAATTTATCTGATGGGTTAGAGTCAGAATCACCGGGAATTACTTCAAGAGTAGTGAATTTGGCTAATCGTGTTGAACAAAGTGTTAAGCTTAATAATACTTGGAAGGGTAGAGTGATGCTTATTGATGGGACTTATATGATTTATAGAGCGTATTACAAAATCCTAG CGAGGTTGGATAGGGACCATTACTGGAATGCTGATGGCAATGGAGATTGGGTCTATACAATATCTCGGGCTTTGTCTCTC ATTCTTGATGTGCTTGAGTTGGGCCCTTCGCATGTTGCG GTGGTGTTTGATCATGATG GAGTTCCTCTTGGCCGTGCTTCTGCTTCGTTTAGAGAAAATTATAATGGAAAAG GTACCAATTTTCGTCACATTTTATATCCATCATACAAAGGCCACCGTAATGCTACACCAGATACAGTAATCCAGGGACTTCAATACTTTAAACTGTCACTCAGAGCTATGTCAATTCCAGTAATTCAG GTACCAGGTGTTGAAGCTGATGATGTAATAGGAACTTTGGCTGTTAATAGTGTTGCGGATGGATTCAAG GTACGTGTTGTCTCCCCTGACAGAGATTTCTTTCAGCTTATTTCACCTGCAGTACGGCTTCTACGAATTGCTTCGCGTGGATCAGA GATGGTCTCTTTTGGAGTCGAGGAATTTGCAGAAAGATATGGGGACCTGAAGCCATCTCAGTTTATTGATATGGTATCTCTACTGGGTGACAAAACTGATAATATTCCAG AAGTTAACGGTATTGAAGATGCAGATGCTCTGAAGTTAATTATTAAATTTG GGTTACATATATTCTCAGGTactttagagaacttgcttaAATGTGTTGATCAAGTAGAGGAGGAATGCATTAAAAAG GCATTGGTCTCAAATGCTGATCAGGCTATATTAAACAAGAATCTG CTGATGCTGCGATCCGATCTTCCATTCCATAAGGTTCCATTCAGGACAAGTGATCTCCTGTTCAGGAAACCCAAG GATGATGGTGAGAAATTCAGGAATCTCTTGACAGCTATAAGTGCATATGCGGAAGGACATTCTGCTGAGCACCTGATTAGAAAAGCAGACAATCTATGGAAACAGCACACCACAGCTTCATATAAACAATAG
- the LOC113284548 gene encoding uncharacterized protein LOC113284548 isoform X2, translating into MNMSCCFRVADFIRRSCRRSGIPQLMIGCNIPDKQQRGLIPCSSSLKGYCNLSDGLESESPGITSRVVNLANRVEQSVKLNNTWKGRVMLIDGTYMIYRAYYKILARLDRDHYWNADGNGDWVYTISRALSLILDVLELGPSHVAVVFDHDGVPLGRASASFRENYNGKGTNFRHILYPSYKGHRNATPDTVIQGLQYFKLSLRAMSIPVIQVPGVEADDVIGTLAVNSVADGFKVRVVSPDRDFFQLISPAVRLLRIASRGSEMVSFGVEEFAERYGDLKPSQFIDMVSLLGDKTDNIPEVNGIEDADALKLIIKFGTLENLLKCVDQVEEECIKKALVSNADQAILNKNLLMLRSDLPFHKVPFRTSDLLFRKPKDDGEKFRNLLTAISAYAEGHSAEHLIRKADNLWKQHTTASYKQ; encoded by the exons ATGAATATGTCTTGCTGCTTTCGAGTTGCCGACTTCATCAGGAGGAGTTGCCGTCGCTCTGGAATACCTCAGTTGATGATTGGATGCAACATCCCTGATAAGCAACAACGTGGATTGATTCCTTGTTCATCGTCTTTAAAG GGTTATTGTAATTTATCTGATGGGTTAGAGTCAGAATCACCGGGAATTACTTCAAGAGTAGTGAATTTGGCTAATCGTGTTGAACAAAGTGTTAAGCTTAATAATACTTGGAAGGGTAGAGTGATGCTTATTGATGGGACTTATATGATTTATAGAGCGTATTACAAAATCCTAG CGAGGTTGGATAGGGACCATTACTGGAATGCTGATGGCAATGGAGATTGGGTCTATACAATATCTCGGGCTTTGTCTCTC ATTCTTGATGTGCTTGAGTTGGGCCCTTCGCATGTTGCG GTGGTGTTTGATCATGATG GAGTTCCTCTTGGCCGTGCTTCTGCTTCGTTTAGAGAAAATTATAATGGAAAAG GTACCAATTTTCGTCACATTTTATATCCATCATACAAAGGCCACCGTAATGCTACACCAGATACAGTAATCCAGGGACTTCAATACTTTAAACTGTCACTCAGAGCTATGTCAATTCCAGTAATTCAG GTACCAGGTGTTGAAGCTGATGATGTAATAGGAACTTTGGCTGTTAATAGTGTTGCGGATGGATTCAAG GTACGTGTTGTCTCCCCTGACAGAGATTTCTTTCAGCTTATTTCACCTGCAGTACGGCTTCTACGAATTGCTTCGCGTGGATCAGA GATGGTCTCTTTTGGAGTCGAGGAATTTGCAGAAAGATATGGGGACCTGAAGCCATCTCAGTTTATTGATATGGTATCTCTACTGGGTGACAAAACTGATAATATTCCAG AAGTTAACGGTATTGAAGATGCAGATGCTCTGAAGTTAATTATTAAATTTG GTactttagagaacttgcttaAATGTGTTGATCAAGTAGAGGAGGAATGCATTAAAAAG GCATTGGTCTCAAATGCTGATCAGGCTATATTAAACAAGAATCTG CTGATGCTGCGATCCGATCTTCCATTCCATAAGGTTCCATTCAGGACAAGTGATCTCCTGTTCAGGAAACCCAAG GATGATGGTGAGAAATTCAGGAATCTCTTGACAGCTATAAGTGCATATGCGGAAGGACATTCTGCTGAGCACCTGATTAGAAAAGCAGACAATCTATGGAAACAGCACACCACAGCTTCATATAAACAATAG
- the LOC113284548 gene encoding uncharacterized protein LOC113284548 isoform X3, which produces MNMSCCFRVADFIRRSCRRSGIPQLMIGCNIPDKQQRGLIPCSSSLKGYCNLSDGLESESPGITSRVVNLANRVEQSVKLNNTWKGRVMLIDGTYMIYRAYYKILARLDRDHYWNADGNGDWVYTISRALSLILDVLELGPSHVAVVFDHDGVPLGRASASFRENYNGKGTNFRHILYPSYKGHRNATPDTVIQGLQYFKLSLRAMSIPVIQVPGVEADDVIGTLAVNSVADGFKVRVVSPDRDFFQLISPAVRLLRIASRGSEMVSFGVEEFAERYGDLKPSQFIDMVSLLGDKTDNIPEVNGLHIFSGTLENLLKCVDQVEEECIKKALVSNADQAILNKNLLMLRSDLPFHKVPFRTSDLLFRKPKDDGEKFRNLLTAISAYAEGHSAEHLIRKADNLWKQHTTASYKQ; this is translated from the exons ATGAATATGTCTTGCTGCTTTCGAGTTGCCGACTTCATCAGGAGGAGTTGCCGTCGCTCTGGAATACCTCAGTTGATGATTGGATGCAACATCCCTGATAAGCAACAACGTGGATTGATTCCTTGTTCATCGTCTTTAAAG GGTTATTGTAATTTATCTGATGGGTTAGAGTCAGAATCACCGGGAATTACTTCAAGAGTAGTGAATTTGGCTAATCGTGTTGAACAAAGTGTTAAGCTTAATAATACTTGGAAGGGTAGAGTGATGCTTATTGATGGGACTTATATGATTTATAGAGCGTATTACAAAATCCTAG CGAGGTTGGATAGGGACCATTACTGGAATGCTGATGGCAATGGAGATTGGGTCTATACAATATCTCGGGCTTTGTCTCTC ATTCTTGATGTGCTTGAGTTGGGCCCTTCGCATGTTGCG GTGGTGTTTGATCATGATG GAGTTCCTCTTGGCCGTGCTTCTGCTTCGTTTAGAGAAAATTATAATGGAAAAG GTACCAATTTTCGTCACATTTTATATCCATCATACAAAGGCCACCGTAATGCTACACCAGATACAGTAATCCAGGGACTTCAATACTTTAAACTGTCACTCAGAGCTATGTCAATTCCAGTAATTCAG GTACCAGGTGTTGAAGCTGATGATGTAATAGGAACTTTGGCTGTTAATAGTGTTGCGGATGGATTCAAG GTACGTGTTGTCTCCCCTGACAGAGATTTCTTTCAGCTTATTTCACCTGCAGTACGGCTTCTACGAATTGCTTCGCGTGGATCAGA GATGGTCTCTTTTGGAGTCGAGGAATTTGCAGAAAGATATGGGGACCTGAAGCCATCTCAGTTTATTGATATGGTATCTCTACTGGGTGACAAAACTGATAATATTCCAG AAGTTAACG GGTTACATATATTCTCAGGTactttagagaacttgcttaAATGTGTTGATCAAGTAGAGGAGGAATGCATTAAAAAG GCATTGGTCTCAAATGCTGATCAGGCTATATTAAACAAGAATCTG CTGATGCTGCGATCCGATCTTCCATTCCATAAGGTTCCATTCAGGACAAGTGATCTCCTGTTCAGGAAACCCAAG GATGATGGTGAGAAATTCAGGAATCTCTTGACAGCTATAAGTGCATATGCGGAAGGACATTCTGCTGAGCACCTGATTAGAAAAGCAGACAATCTATGGAAACAGCACACCACAGCTTCATATAAACAATAG
- the LOC113280717 gene encoding pentatricopeptide repeat-containing protein At4g16835, mitochondrial-like: MIRDYEIIPEESHFSCMVDLLGRAGRLEEAKDFASNLPFKPKASIWRPLLAACRSHRNLKMAEFVAERIMKLEPGDPTVHITLSNMYAESGRWGDVEKIRKLLKLSELKKEPGCSWIEVGNAMHRFYSRDMKHTEMPKVYGKLNDLVKQIKDIGYATDTSLVLHQGVGVSKEEQVLYHSENLAVCFGLLNLPTGKPIRVFKNLRVCQDSHTAMKFIPEISKRDIVLRDNYRFHHFKQGCCSCGDYW, translated from the coding sequence ATGATCCGAGATTATGAAATCATTCCAGAAGAGTCACATTTTAGCTGTATGGTCGACTTATTAGGTCGAGCTGGCCGACTTGAAGAAGCTAAAGATTTCGCTAGTAATCTTCCGTTCAAACCCAAAGCTTCAATTTGGAGACCGTTACTTGCTGCTTGCCGCTCCCACAGAAACTTAAAGATGGCAGAATTTGTCGCAGAACGGATAATGAAGCTGGAACCAGGAGATCCCACGGTTCACATTACCCTGTCAAACATGTATGCTGAATCAGGGAGATGGGGCGATGTCGAGAAAATCCGGAAGTTACTGAAACTCAGTGAACTGAAGAAAGAACCAGGTTGTAGCTGGATAGAAGTCGGTAACGCGATGCACAGATTCTACTCAAGAGACATGAAGCATACTGAGATGCCGAAAGTATATGGCAAGTTAAATGATTTAGTGAAGCAAATCAAAGACATCGGATATGCTACTGACACAAGTTTGGTGCTTCATCAAGGTGTTGGAGTTTCGAAAGAAGAGCAGGTTTTGTATCACAGTGAAAATCTTGCAGTTTGCTTTGGCCTTCTAAACTTGCCGACTGGGAAACCAATTCGAGTTTTCAAGAACCTTCGAGTTTGCCAGGATTCTCATACTGCTATGAAGTTTATTCCAGAGATCAGCAAGAGAGATATTGTATTAAGAGATAATTATAGGTTCCATCACTTCAAGCAAGGTTGTTGCTCCTGCGGAGATTACTGGTAA
- the LOC113280718 gene encoding pentatricopeptide repeat-containing protein At5g27110-like, translating to MAKALEAFDRMLGNGVSCDQFTYSNVLKVCCSIPSLSSGQQIHAHLIKFNCESNMHVGSSLIEMYAKCGNLTDAEYVFHAMPTRDMISWNSIIKAYSQNGYPKKAIMHFRKMTEEEGIKPTSTTFVAVLSACSHSGLVDEGLTFLRQ from the coding sequence ATGGCGAAAGCACTAGAAGCTTTTGATAGAATGCTTGGAAATGGTGTTTCATGTGATCAGTTCACTTATTCGAACGTTCTTAAAGTATGTTGTTCCATACCATCTCTTTCAAGTGGCCAACAGATACATGCTCATTTGATTAAATTCAATTGTGAATCGAATATGCATGTTGGAAGCTCTCTGATAGAAATGTATGCAAAGTGTGGTAATTTGACAGATGCAGAATATGTTTTTCATGCCATGCCAACTCGAGATATGATCTCATGGAATTCTATCATTAAAGCTTATTCACAAAATGGGTATCCGAAGAAAGCTATTATGCATTTCAGAAAGATGACTGAAGAAGAAGGAATAAAGCCAACGAGTACTACATTTGTTGCTGTTCTCTCTGCTTGCAGTCATTCAGGATTGGTTGATGAAGGACTGACCTTTTTGCGTCAATGA
- the LOC113280719 gene encoding pentatricopeptide repeat-containing protein At3g53360, mitochondrial-like has protein sequence MEYGHFMTTSSSLPSLTIENQRIPINILPIYRKSFNPKLCSISKFENFVKTFSKTHQETYISITDDISSNGFAAEKNLDKFSLISTLGECSKNRNLGHGKQCHGLVLKLGFDQDKFVATTLVSLYSKCGDLESACKLFDKSSDWDIVSWNSFISGYSSNGMYNEALNYCMQVFSLDIQPNHYTFSIGLSICASVGAVEEGRQLHAYIVKMEYFAYPAVGNSLLTMYSKFGMMDEVEILFKKLPEKNLISWTAIITGFYQQKCFLKALRQFCDMIKSGEDPNEHTFVVVMASCGGMLVPMYGRMIHAQAIKFGMASGVFVGTAILDMYSETKQMDDARKQFEEMGVLASHVSWNALVAA, from the coding sequence ATGGAGTATGGACACTTCATGACAACTTCATCTTCACTCCCGAGTCTCACCATTGAAAACCAGAGAATCCCCATTAATATTCTCCCAATCTACAGAAAAAGCTTCAATCCAAAGCTTTGCAGTATCtccaaatttgaaaattttgtcaAAACATTTAGTAAAACCCATCAAGAGACATACATATCCATCACAGATGACATTTCCAGTAATGGGTTTGCTGCTGAAAAAAATCTTGATAAATTTTCTTTGATTAGTACATTAGGTGAATGTAGCAAAAACAGAAATCTTGGTCATGGTAAACAATGTCATGGTTTAGTGCTCAAACTTGGGTTTGATCAAGATAAGTTTGTAGCCACAACTTTAGTTAGTCTGTATTCGAAATGTGGTGATCTTGAGAGTGCTTGTAAACTGTTTGATAAATCATCTGACTGGGATATTGTATCATGGAACAGTTTCATCTCTGGTTATTCAAGTAATGGGATGTATAATGAAGCTTTGAATTATTGTATGCAAGTTTTTAGCTTGGATATTCAACCTAACCATTATACGTTTTCGATTGGATTAAGTATTTGTGCAAGTGTTGGAGCAGTTGAAGAAGGAAGACAGCTTCATGCTTATATTGTAAAGATGGAGTATTTTGCTTACCCGGCTGTCGGTAATTCTCTTTTGACAATGTATAGTAAGTTTGGAATGATGGATGAAGTTGAGATTTTGTTTAAGAAACTCCCTGAGAAAAACTTGATTTCCTGGACAGCAATTATAACGGGATTTTACCAGCAAAAGTGTTTTCTGAAGGCGCTGAGGCAGTTTTGCGATATGATAAAGAGCGGAGAAGATCCAAATGAACATACTTTTGTGGTAGTCATGGCATCTTGTGGTGGTATGTTAGTTCCTATGTATGGTAGGATGATTCATGCTCAAGCAATTAAATTTGGTATGGCTTCAGGTGTTTTTGTTGGGACTGCAATCTTAGATATGTATTCAGAAACTAAGCAAATGGATGATGCAAGGAAGCAGTTTGAAGAGATGGGAGTTTTAGCATCTCATGTATCATGGAATGCGTTAGTAGCTGCATAG